One region of Paralichthys olivaceus isolate ysfri-2021 chromosome 12, ASM2471397v2, whole genome shotgun sequence genomic DNA includes:
- the si:ch73-242m19.1 gene encoding uncharacterized protein si:ch73-242m19.1 isoform X1, which produces MCDVYRVSSSVRVEQMEAELSHQLSALRAHVEESGFISCSSVLPPRDVSFFRAEREHALRRGLQVAEASPVHSQADVMQRELETCFSLENTADSLPALLHQFYADRSYHLAQIKYLLMLRWRRFCRHTSVIEKLYPHYKDQVRFLTSEYEDAVQRARRLSASRETILTGRGNPAHLLTQDDLLIHLRWLVCHLHSVHTIHNFLRVLHYVPACERKDDEFQTSLTKEEETLHQTQDADGVSETGNFLPLSVHLDDFLPELQSLIVFFHLSCDTRQLRTAADEMELFSTVWREFRTIFSRQEQMKTFPQYDGTEVKGSQWGRKSASAALRKEANWIPFIQVKPRRDPWRQKLVTKLQEEKCVDELLKMHCRFLQVPDLLQVSSALKEHAAHVCDSQLTPTSCVSHSSKTTRQSISETWTSVYKAAGLTQETQSHSSTSRRRGGSEERSLKGQRSTSESLQLLGLDDSLEEGASDPIVTRGAYLSLIHLRHLKLRELQRVSLGMLNYLRSVERTLTFDLAGLQLEEGELCSTAEETGWMNAARGGAGEAGGLGSLQFNHNTPVDYKVRCSEFMDFAEVENLHDFYSCEERVVHTQDQRGFYIMYDAALKDLDELENELLLIGSHYIKRYMTEKMGKAEGASASNWRADVHSWAGTDVDRVAVLLDLWTCETEFLESKVQLLNCYCEAYQHAAGTEERFALARVITDIMHSRPQLDLNQDHFVQAYRAETDCLRSHQQLIKNVLDYQIENQRQYLQRIWRDDRKGCIHDFGLPLNYVPKHMVSLGGSSPALMNVFLLEVHPSLCLASAVYQGLVQAHTELCQLHRATSVSDKLLLQQKLLHQALQSWNNLGSPGASYSSQIQRDLFSGVFFEDPGLVQNVGLSLVKSAEEKHVMQGREKQLYAVETFSKLLELVTVRHRLLESASETEHLAQLYRNVASELGFSEFHLHLRPVQFEVAEQKDQTEQRPLFITAVLEDDSSVDRFLPSHLPLSIQELDEEQVGRFSFSSEEAVSRLMNTQSIENLQVTLACQVTQKNALISAVKVACLCYWAESVTSSAEGEEFLHSGKLHKKSNMKTPTTTRERLVEAFVSIQLEKVGLRDEMLNSFVKKKRAVGGLIRTLEEAAKIKRSLIIKFLKKFSTRISQYCHRAQIVEYYYSLTSLLDDVPSVRRSHFTTEQTSVPEVILDSGVDLSPDPSSMFQRRQQQQLLLSADGKTLLNLWVVPHFSEVLHMFQTLEIPACAAALHHTLHIVSALHDIIYYLVSFSRLGNTENSWSRRNVQEAPHLVADWGGAEGIGAELQEIQRQVDRLSDPSSPESVGRLLQLRRQVLLLQFDTAVRHLIREAFLSAGDMASYQSVSDNMTTALPLLSDRIQADVFSITLPVPRPLETRGCRAQSLFSWRSFTACHGLFPLHVWDVPPIEHCMQLCLSGLKDCSRLQTNAAILGVSLLMEDVLNSGGDAEPVRLHGNKDDLLHDGKPNEEDKSCSEVEEKKTCVLNSTSPPPPPPPPPPPPPPPQDPLRVQRVLKGFLLLTKQLQVFKESWARRRLGPEIFSSPTSYQQFINLYRAEIFYPSMKALARQMGKERDYELLISGSRSFLPPAGASEIDVKAWQLHTLLEITECDMIRSVQRRVHRELTLVLSERTRQDPCLPTELWKKASLKHSVSPERPQIVEAFVEQLMEGAEQLDGQLVISQDHLRLCSTHLGSSLMERERRSFLLYSHFYEQILQQQTQLLYQKEQDLKNLKDSQTSNVHKEVSVLCRGMMLEISALQARVAHLQEEKRSLEERLSLRFKERYDPLVRHLFSTCLQLKLGLDERQWQVEQDVSVMVNTIRAEGVDRIMKLKKKHGCTKDNDGLSLTQLKREEVHELSLENSQLTALLCKLKALSRWRQVVDQGKLHRRLLQTQQSEITSRTEALRVKMVAEDQVIFLQEELDAARQMLTSCQAECSRTKRLLDRKTEELQEARHQSAQEARSRQELESYRVQRLEEMRADVEDRDGQLRALNQQLDRGGRMSQIQRQRSAREIRQVKEQLHQERSLKQEAFQQVEKLKHQVNDTEAASSRCNSTAGQSRTCFTLSVSRLSSRSPSAGLHRVSRQQSDLQRHQRVDAARSRSNTRLDRAKADPSRLQVLTADTLLPEL; this is translated from the exons TTCTGTTCTCCCGCCGAGAGATGTGTCCTTCTTCCGTGCGGAGAGGGAACATGCTCTGAGGAGAGGGCTTCAG GTGGCTGAAGCTTCTCCTGTCCACTCCCAGGCTGATGTGatgcagagggagctggagacTTGTTTCAGTCTGGAGAACACAGCTGACAGTCTGCCTGCTCTGCTGCACCAG TTTTACGCTGACAGATCATATCACTTGGCTCAGATCAAATATCTGCTCATGCTGAGGTGGAGGAGATTTTGCCGCCACACCAGCGTCATTGAGAAGCTTTATCCTCATTACAAg gaTCAGGTGAGATTTTTAACCAGCGAGTACGAGGATGCTGTTCAGAGAGCTCGTCGACTGTCAGCGAGCAGAGAGACGATCCTGACGGGACGAGGAAACCCTGCTCACCTGCTCACTCAGGACGACCTGCTCATTCACCTCCGCTGGCTCGTCTGCCACCTGCACTCTGTTCACACCATCCACAACTTCCtcagg gtgCTGCACTATGTACCAGCCTGTGAAAGGAAAGATGACGAATTTCAGACAAGCCTCACGAAGGAGGAGGAAACTTTACATCAGACTCAAGATGCTGATG GTGTTTCAGAAACAGGAAACTTCCTCCCGCTCTCTGTTCACCTGGACGACTTTCTACCTGAGCTTCAGTCTTTGATCGTCTTCTTCCACCTGTCGTGTGACACAAGACAACTCAGGACGGCCGCAGATGAGATGGAGTTGTTCAGCACG GTGTGGAGAGAGTTCAGGACGATCTTCAGTCGTCAGGAGCAGATGAAAACGTTTCCTCAGTACGACGGCACAGAGGTCAAAGGGAGTCAGTGGGGGAGGAAGAGTGCGAGCGcggctctgaggaaggaggccaACTGGATCCCTTTCATTCAG GTGAAACCCCGTCGGGATCCCTGGCGGCAGAAACTCGTCAcaaagctgcaggaggagaaatgTGTGGACGAGCTGCTGAAGATGCACTGCAGGTTTCTACAG GTCCCAGATCTGCTCCAAGTGTCCTCAGCTCTAAAAGAACACGCCGCTCACGTCTGTGACTCACAACTCACCCCCACCTCGTGTGTCTCAcacagcagcaaaacaacaCGACAGAGCATCTCAGAGACGTGGACGAGTGTTTACAAAGCTGCAGGTTTAACTCAG GAAACACAAAGTCACTCGTCCACATCCAGACGCAGAGGAGGCAGCGAGGAGAGGAGTttaaagggtcaaaggtcaacaagCGAAAG tctgcagctgctgggtCTGGATGACAGTTTGGAGGAAGGAGCCTCAGACCCCATCGTTACCAGAGGTGCTTACCTGTCCCTGATTCACCTGCGTCATCTCAAACTGAGAGAGCTCCAG CGCGTCTCTCTCGGGATGCTGAACTACCTGCGCTCCGTGGAGAggactctgacctttgacctggcaggtctgcagctggaggagggagagctgTGCAGCACAGCGGAGGAAACAGGCTGGATGAACGCtgccagaggaggagcaggggaggcGGGAGGTCTCGGCTCGCTCCAGTTCAACCACAACACTCCTGTCGACTACAAG GTTCGTTGCTCAGAGTTTATGGATTTTGCTGAGGTGGAGAATCTTCATGATTTCTACAGCTGTGAGGAGCGTGTGGTCCACACTCAGGACCAGAGAGGGTTCTACATCATGTATGACGCCGCCCTGAAGGACCTGGACGAGCTGGAGAATGAGCTTCTTCTCATTGGCTCTCACTATATCAAGAGATACATGACGGAGAAAATGGGAAAAGCTGAGGGAGCCTCAGCCTCCAACTGGAGGGCTGACGTCCACTCCTGGGCCGGGACAGATGTGGACCGAGTTGCAGTGCTGCTCGACTTGTGGACGTGTGAGACAGAGTTTTTAGAGAGTAAAGTGCAG ctcctaaACTGTTACTGTGAAGCCTACCAGCACGCAGCAGGGACGGAGGAGAGGTTTGCTCTGGCCCGAGTCATCACTGACATCATGCACAGTCGACCACAGCTGGACCTGAACCAGGATCACTTTGTTCAGGCCTACAGGGCCGAGACAGACTGTCTGAGAAGTCACCAGCAGCTCATCAAAAATGTCCTGGATtatcag ATTGAAAATCAGCGGCAGTACCTCCAGCGCATCTGGAGAGACGATCGTAAAGGCTGCATTCATGACTTTGGTCTTCCACTGAACTACGTTCCCAAACACATGGTGTCACTGGGAGGCAGCAG CCCTGCACTAATGAACGTATTCCTCCTGGAGGTTCACCCGTCCCTCTGCCTGGCCTCTGCGGTCTATCAGGGTTTAGTCCAGGCCCACACAGAACTCTGTCAGCTGCACAGAGCCACCAGCGTCTCCGAcaagctcctcctgcagcagaagCTCCTGCATCAGGCCCTGCAGAGCTGGAACAACCTGGGTTCACCTGGAGCCTCCTACAGTTCTCAGATACAGAGGGAT TTGTTCTCAGGTGTGTTCTTCGAGGACCCAGGTCTGGTGCAGAACGTGGGGCTGTCATTGGTGAAGTCTGCAGAGGAGAAGCACGTGATGCAGGGAAGAGAGAAACAGTTGTATGCAGTGGAAACTTTCTCCAAGCTGCTGGAGCTCGTCACCGTCCGACATCGACTGCTGGAGTCGGCCTCAGAGACGGAACATCTGGCACA GTTGTACAGAAACGTGGCCTCGGAGCTCGGCTTCAGTGAGTTCCACCTGCATCTGAGGCCGGTGCAGTTTGAGGTCGCTGAACAAAAAGACCAAACAGAGCAGAGGCCTTTGTTTATCACGGCGGTGCTGGAGGATGACTCGTCTGTGGACAG GTTCCTCCCCTCCCACCTGCCTCTGAGCATCCAGGAGCTGGACGAGGAGCAGGTCGGGAGGTTCAGCTTCAGCTCGGAGGAGGCGGTTAGTCGC CTCATGAACACACAGAGCATCGAGAACCTCCAGGTGACTTTGGCCTGTCAGGTGACCCAGAAGAACGCCCTGATAAGTGCTGTGAAAGTGGCGTGTCTCTGCTATTGGGCAGagagtgtgacatcatcagctgaG ggtGAAGAATTCCTTCATTCTGGTAAACTGCACAAGAAGTCAAACATGAAAACTCCGACCACCACCAGGGAGAG GCTGGTGGAGGCCTTCGTGTCCATACAGCTGGAAAAAGTGGGTCTGCGTGACGAGATGCTGAACTCGTTTGTGAAGAAGAAACGAGCCGTGGGGGGTCTCATACGAACCCTG GAGGAAGCAGCAAAGATCAAACGGAGCCTCATAATCAAGTTTCTCAAGAA GTTCAGCACACGGATATCTCAGTATTGTCACAGAGCGCAGATCGTTGAATATTACTACAGTTTAACTTCTCTATTGGACGATGTCCCCTCCGTCCGTCGGTCTCACTTCACGACGGAACAAACCAGCGTGCCCGAGGTTATTTTGGATTCAGGGGTTGACCTTTCTCCTGACCCCAG cAGCATGTTTCAGcgtcggcagcagcagcagttgttgttgtctgcAGACGGAAAAACTCTCCTGAACCTGTGGGTCGTCCCTCATTTCTCTGAGGTGCTGCACATGTTCCAAACACTGGAGATTCCG GCCTGTGCTGCTGCCCTCCATCACACCCTGCACATAGTCTCAGCTCTTCATGACATCATTTATTACCTGGTGAGTTTCTCCAGACTCGGCAACACAGAAAACTCCTGGAGCCGGAGGAACGTACAAGAGGCTCCGCATCTTGTGGCCGACTGGGGAGGAGCTGAAGGCATCG gagcagagctgcaggagatcCAGCGTCAGGTCGACCGTCTGTCTGACCCCAGCAGCCCCGAGTCAGTGGGTCGTCTGCTGCAGCTTCGCAGGCAGGTTCTCCTCCTGCAGTTTGACACGGCGGTCAGACACCTCATCAG ggAGGCGTTCCTGTCAGCGGGTGACATGGCTTCTTACCAGAGTGTGAGCGACAACATGACGACTGCTCTTCCTCTGCTGAGTGACAGAATCCAGGCCGACGTGTTCAGCATCACGCTGCCTGTTCCTCGACCTCTAGAGACCCGAGGCTGTCGG gCTCAGAGTTTGTTCTCATGGAGAAGTTTCACAGCCTGTCATGGATTGTTCCCTCTACATGTTTGGGACGTACCACCCATCGAGCACTGCATGCAG ctgtgtCTCAGTGGCCTGAAGGACTGCAGCAGACTGCAGACCAATGCAGCGATCCTCGGCGTGTCTCTGCTCATGGAGGACGTCCTGAACAGCGGAGGAGACGCAGAGCCCGtccgtctccatggcaacaaagATGACCTTCTGCACGATGGAAAACCTAATGAA GAGGACAAAAGCTGCTCAGaagtggaagagaagaagacgTGTGTGTTGAactccacttctcctcctcctcctcctcctcctcctcctcctcctcctcctcctcctcaggatcCGCTCCGAGTGCAGCGTGTGCTGAAAGGTTTCCTCCTGCTGACCAAACAGCTTCAGGTCTTTAAGGAGAGCTGGGCTCGAAGACGTCTGGGTCCTGAGATATTCAGTTCACCCACTTCATATCAGCAGTTCATCAACCTCTACAG AGCTGAAATCTTTTACCCCAGTATGAAAGCTCTGGCTCGACAAATGGGTAAAGAGCGTGATTATGAGCTCCTCATTTCTGGCAGCCGGTCTTtcctgccccctgctggagctTCAGAGATTGACGTGAAAGCCTGGCAG CTTCACACACTGCTGGAGATCACCGAGTGCGACATGATCAGGTCCGTGCAGAGGAGGGTCCACAGAGAGCTGACCCTGGTGCTTTCGGAGCGGACCCGTCAGGATCCATGTCTCCCTACag AGCTGTGGAAAAAGGCCTCACTGAAGCACAGTGTGTCTCCTGAGCGGCCGCAGATCGTGGAGGCCTTCGTGGAGCAGCTGATGGAAGGAGCCGAGCAGCTGGACGGACAG CTGGTGATCTCTCAGGATCATCTCCGGCTGTGTTCCACTCACCTCGGCTCCTCTCTGATGGAGCGAGAGCGTCGCAGCTTCCTGCTTTACTCACACTTCTATGAGCaaattctgcagcagcagactcaGCTGCTGTATCAGAAAGAACAA GATTTAAAGAATCTTAAGGACTCTCAGACAAGTAACGTTCACAAAGAG GTGTCAGTTTTGTGTCGCGGGATGATGTTGGAGATCTCAGCTCTGCAGGCTCGAGTCGCTCACCTCCAAGAAGAGAAGCGTTCTCTGGAAGAACGACTCAGTCTGAGGTTTAAAGAGCGTTACGACCCTTTGGTCCGACATCTCTTCTCCACCTGCCTCCAGCTGAAG CTTGGACTCGATGAGCGTCAGTGGCAGGTGGAGCAGGACGTGAGTGTGATGGTGAACACAATCCGAGCAGAGGGAGTCGACAGAATCATGAAACTCAAAAAGAAACATGGCTGCACCAAAGACAACGATGGACTCTCCCTCACACAGTTAAAG AGGGAAGAAGTCCACGAGTTGAGTCTGGAGAACAGTCAGCTGACGGCTCTGCTCTGTAAACTGAAGGCTCTGAGTCGATGGCGTCAGGTGGTCGACCAGGGGAAGCTTCACCGACGGCTGCTTCAGACTCAGCAG AGTGAAATCACCAGTCGCACTGAGGCGCTCAGAGTGAAGATGGTTGCAGAGGACCAGGTGattttcctgcaggaggagctggacgCTGCCCGACAGATGTTGACCAGCTGCCAGGCCGAGTGCAGCCGCACCAAGAGGCTGCTCGACAGGAAG acggaggagctgcaggaggcccGGCATCAGTCTGCACAGGAGGCTCGCAGCAGGCAGGAGCTGGAGAGTTACCGAGtgcagaggctggaggagatGAGGGCTGATGTGGAGGACAGAGACGGACAGCTCCGAGCGCTCAACCAGCAGCTggacagaggaggcaggatgAGCCAGATACAGAGACAACGCAGCGCCAGAGAGATCCGACAG GTGAAGGAGCAGCTTCATCAGGAGCGCTCCCTCAAACAAGAAGCTTTTCAGCAGGTGGAGAAGCTGAAACATCAGGTGAACGACACGGAGGCAGCTTCCTCCAGGTGCAACTCTACAGCAG GGCAAAGCAGAACGTGTTTCACGCTGTCGGTCAGCAGATTGAGTTCTAGAAGTCCCTCAGCAG GTCTGCACAGGGTCAGTCGGCAGCAGTCGGACCTGCAAAGACACCAGAGAGTCGACGCAGCCAGGAGTCGTTCAAACACAAGACTGGACCGAGCCAAAGCA GATCCGTCTCGCCTGCAGGTCCTGACCGCAGACACGTTACTACCAGAGCTGTGA